A genomic window from Haladaptatus caseinilyticus includes:
- a CDS encoding NOB1 family endonuclease, protein MYVLDASAFINEYHTTEQTASIPMVQQELEGEHAFRFDAMEGSGMHIHLPRDDAVEKVRRAADETGDLDVLSMTDIRLIAATFELDGTLVTDDYAMQNVAERMDVAVDVIAQDGIEEQRNWSFQCAGCGREFDEDKDRCPICGSPLSRKNPS, encoded by the coding sequence ATGTACGTTTTAGACGCCTCAGCTTTTATCAACGAGTATCATACGACCGAACAGACAGCGTCCATTCCAATGGTCCAACAGGAGCTAGAGGGCGAACACGCCTTCCGATTCGACGCCATGGAAGGGTCAGGGATGCACATCCACCTGCCACGCGACGATGCGGTCGAAAAGGTCCGCCGTGCCGCGGACGAGACTGGTGATTTGGACGTCCTGTCGATGACGGACATCCGACTCATCGCCGCCACGTTCGAACTCGACGGGACGCTCGTCACCGACGACTACGCGATGCAAAACGTCGCCGAACGTATGGACGTGGCCGTCGATGTTATCGCTCAGGACGGCATCGAGGAACAGCGAAACTGGTCGTTCCAGTGTGCCGGTTGTGGTCGGGAGTTCGACGAGGACAAAGACCGCTGTCCGATCTGTGGCAGTCCGCTCTCGCGGAAGAACCCCTCCTAA
- the truA gene encoding tRNA pseudouridine(38-40) synthase TruA, whose amino-acid sequence MRAFRVAYDGRPFYGFQRQPDVPTVEDAMFDALRALGVADTVPEGYAAAGRTDAGVSALAQTVAFECPDWLTPSAFNSELPGSIRAWASAEVVPEFHATHDAYYREYVYHCYAPKANLGLAKDASKRLAGENDYHNLTPDDDGTVRDLDIHVLQDGDYLVFTLRAGGFARNLVRRVVSLVHAIAVGDAPMAKIERVLSAKPLDGPEGIPPAPAHPLLLADVGYGCEFELEDDAAKSARDVFRDLRIERRTRSRVAGEITTHLE is encoded by the coding sequence ATGCGCGCCTTTCGAGTTGCCTATGATGGCCGTCCGTTCTACGGATTTCAGCGCCAGCCGGACGTTCCGACCGTGGAGGATGCGATGTTCGATGCACTCCGTGCCCTCGGTGTCGCGGATACCGTCCCGGAGGGATACGCCGCCGCGGGTCGAACCGACGCCGGTGTTTCCGCTCTTGCACAGACAGTCGCGTTCGAGTGTCCCGACTGGCTCACTCCCTCGGCGTTCAACAGCGAACTTCCGGGGTCGATCCGTGCGTGGGCGAGCGCCGAGGTCGTTCCGGAATTTCACGCGACACACGACGCCTACTATCGGGAGTACGTCTACCACTGCTACGCCCCGAAGGCGAACCTTGGTCTCGCAAAAGATGCCTCCAAGCGACTCGCCGGCGAGAACGATTATCACAATCTGACGCCCGATGACGACGGTACCGTCCGCGACCTCGATATCCACGTCCTGCAGGACGGCGACTATCTCGTCTTTACGCTCCGGGCCGGTGGCTTTGCCCGTAATCTGGTTCGTCGGGTCGTCTCGCTCGTCCACGCCATCGCGGTCGGCGACGCCCCGATGGCGAAAATCGAGCGCGTCCTCTCCGCGAAACCGTTGGACGGACCGGAAGGAATCCCGCCCGCTCCTGCACATCCACTGCTGCTCGCGGACGTGGGCTATGGCTGTGAGTTCGAACTCGAGGACGATGCGGCGAAGAGTGCCAGAGACGTGTTCCGCGACTTGCGAATCGAGCGCCGGACCCGGTCGCGAGTTGCCGGAGAGATCACTACACACCTCGAATAG
- a CDS encoding BGTF surface domain-containing protein: MMSNNYVSTVLAAFVAISLFTGAATAFSDPASSDGYPVETLADTPFDHDTTEANNSSVSLDYEGDLLVLDAAANQTLHGETTLEPDTELLVEIHATSQFFKSRPVAVRPDGTFTATFNFSDYDAETEFGVVVSTRKNNSTAEDPLVAVDGVLQNGTETTTTTTTALSTTTTTSDSVTNDTEAEMTTEKTTPVADESVDTSTTTVESSDTGGQPGFGLVVAMAALAGIALLSRRH, encoded by the coding sequence ATGATGAGTAACAACTACGTTTCGACGGTTCTCGCGGCTTTCGTCGCAATTTCGCTCTTCACCGGCGCGGCCACTGCTTTCAGTGACCCCGCTTCGTCCGACGGATATCCCGTAGAGACGCTCGCTGATACGCCGTTCGACCACGATACGACCGAGGCGAACAACAGTTCCGTGTCGCTCGATTACGAGGGTGACCTCCTCGTCCTCGATGCTGCCGCGAACCAGACGCTTCATGGCGAAACGACCCTCGAACCGGATACTGAACTGCTCGTCGAAATTCACGCGACGAGCCAGTTCTTCAAATCGCGGCCGGTTGCGGTTCGACCGGATGGAACGTTCACTGCGACGTTCAACTTTAGCGACTACGACGCCGAAACGGAGTTCGGCGTCGTCGTCTCCACGCGGAAAAACAACTCGACTGCGGAAGATCCGCTCGTCGCCGTCGATGGTGTCCTCCAAAACGGAACGGAAACGACGACGACAACGACGACGGCGCTATCGACGACAACCACGACCAGCGATTCCGTGACGAATGACACCGAAGCCGAGATGACGACCGAGAAGACCACCCCTGTGGCCGACGAGAGTGTCGATACCTCCACGACTACCGTCGAATCTAGCGATACCGGTGGTCAACCCGGGTTCGGATTGGTCGTCGCAATGGCCGCGCTCGCCGGAATCGCACTCCTCTCCCGTCGCCACTGA
- the pepF gene encoding oligoendopeptidase F, giving the protein MSSVPERSDIDTVYKWDLESIYASDDEWEEAYENVEDRLGDLEAYEGQTTDDGETLLSVLQLSDEIGREVSMVASYARMRSDEDTSDQQYQALSTRAQSLASRAQSASSFIEPEVQSLDRDELDRMIEETDGLEQYDHYLDDVMRMKEHTRSAEIENLLAEFGEVTGASSEIYNMLSNADMAFPTVEGPDGDAVEITQSNVVNLLKNPDREFRQTVYENYFDEWSDVRNSVGAAYKNSVKSDVKYARARNYDTAREAALDGPNVPPEVYDNLLDTVRDNLDKLHRHAELKRESLGVDELRMWDIYMPMTDSKSPDLDYDQAVEYVVDAVGALGEDYQSRVADGIDSRWIDVYETQDKRSGAYSGGTYDTQPFILMNYQDDVTSMYTLAHELGHSLHSQLTSETQPYVYGGYEIFVAEVASTVNEALLTHHLLETVEDPEFRLHVLNEYLEQFRSVLYRQTLFADFEYQTHQVAENGEALTPDRLDEIYGDLKREFYEPAVVDERIEREWMRIPHFYRAYYVYQYSTGISAAVALADKILEEGEPAAEKYLDFLSSGSREYPLELLRDAGVDMASPEPIQRALDVYDAHLDKMESLI; this is encoded by the coding sequence ATGAGTTCTGTTCCCGAACGGAGCGATATCGATACCGTGTACAAATGGGATTTGGAGAGCATCTACGCGAGCGACGACGAATGGGAGGAAGCCTACGAGAACGTCGAGGACCGATTGGGTGACCTCGAAGCGTACGAAGGCCAAACGACGGACGACGGCGAAACCCTTCTCTCGGTTCTGCAACTCTCGGACGAAATCGGCCGCGAGGTCTCGATGGTTGCATCGTACGCCCGAATGCGAAGCGACGAGGATACCTCCGACCAACAGTATCAGGCACTTTCGACCCGTGCCCAGTCGCTCGCTTCGCGTGCCCAGAGCGCGTCGAGTTTCATCGAGCCGGAAGTGCAGTCACTCGACCGCGACGAACTCGACCGCATGATCGAGGAGACGGACGGTCTGGAACAGTACGACCATTACCTCGACGACGTGATGCGGATGAAAGAGCACACCCGCTCGGCGGAAATCGAGAATCTACTCGCGGAGTTCGGCGAGGTCACGGGTGCGTCCAGCGAGATCTACAACATGCTCTCGAACGCCGACATGGCCTTCCCGACCGTCGAAGGCCCTGACGGAGATGCGGTCGAAATAACACAAAGTAACGTCGTCAACCTGCTCAAAAATCCCGACCGCGAATTCCGGCAGACGGTCTACGAGAACTACTTTGACGAGTGGAGTGACGTGCGGAATTCGGTCGGCGCTGCGTATAAAAACAGCGTCAAGTCGGACGTGAAGTACGCTCGCGCCCGGAACTACGACACCGCACGCGAAGCGGCGCTGGACGGTCCGAACGTCCCGCCGGAGGTGTACGACAATCTGCTCGATACGGTGCGTGACAACCTCGATAAACTCCATCGCCACGCCGAACTCAAACGCGAGAGCCTCGGAGTGGACGAACTCCGAATGTGGGATATCTACATGCCGATGACCGACTCGAAGAGTCCCGACCTCGACTACGACCAAGCGGTCGAGTACGTCGTCGACGCCGTGGGTGCGCTCGGGGAGGACTACCAGTCGCGCGTCGCTGACGGCATCGATTCGCGCTGGATAGACGTGTACGAGACGCAGGACAAGCGGTCGGGTGCGTACAGCGGTGGGACATACGACACGCAGCCGTTCATCCTCATGAACTATCAAGACGATGTCACCTCGATGTATACGCTCGCACACGAACTCGGGCACTCGCTTCACTCGCAGTTGACGAGCGAGACGCAACCCTACGTGTACGGCGGCTATGAAATCTTCGTCGCCGAGGTAGCCAGCACGGTCAACGAGGCACTCCTGACACACCATCTACTCGAAACCGTCGAGGATCCGGAATTCCGTCTTCACGTGTTGAACGAATATCTGGAACAGTTCCGCTCGGTTCTCTATCGCCAGACGCTCTTCGCCGACTTCGAATACCAAACCCATCAGGTAGCGGAGAATGGCGAGGCACTCACGCCCGACCGACTAGACGAGATCTACGGTGACCTCAAACGCGAGTTCTACGAACCCGCGGTCGTTGACGAGCGAATCGAGCGTGAATGGATGCGTATCCCGCATTTCTACCGCGCCTACTATGTCTATCAGTACAGTACGGGTATCAGCGCCGCCGTTGCACTGGCCGACAAGATTCTGGAGGAAGGCGAACCCGCTGCCGAAAAGTACCTCGACTTCCTCAGCAGTGGATCACGAGAATACCCGCTCGAACTTCTTCGCGATGCGGGTGTCGACATGGCGTCGCCCGAACCGATTCAGCGAGCCCTCGATGTCTACGACGCACATCTCGATAAGATGGAATCGTTGATTTAA
- a CDS encoding PRC-barrel domain-containing protein, producing MSDILAENLSGKAVMGSDGTELGMLYNITMNLKTGELSSLVVEPDEQIDPKTVDLEIDEDGHFELPVNRVQAVKDYIVVQR from the coding sequence ATGTCGGACATACTCGCGGAGAATCTCTCAGGGAAGGCCGTTATGGGGTCAGACGGCACGGAACTGGGGATGCTCTACAACATCACGATGAACTTGAAGACGGGGGAACTGTCCAGCCTCGTCGTCGAACCGGATGAACAGATCGACCCGAAAACCGTCGACCTCGAAATCGATGAGGATGGGCATTTCGAACTTCCCGTCAACCGGGTACAGGCGGTCAAAGATTACATCGTAGTTCAGCGGTAA
- a CDS encoding glucose-6-phosphate isomerase — translation MRVDLGNVLDTVASPGVSRDALDRLDERVADAHERIETGRENNEHGYEALNLPETTDTDEIRAAVEPFADAETVLTVGIGGSALGAATLAHGLESDVDAYFFDNVDPEHVSSLLDTIPLSTTAVNVVSRSGTTAETLANFLAVRDAMEADGVDWTDRTFVTTGDEGNLRNLAHRHDLPALDVPDGVPGRFSVLSTVGLACAAIQGHDIDAVLSGAAAEANRLSGSLFDSPAYAYGTACYALDERGAGINAMMPYAESLETFAEWFAQLWAESLGKDGLGQTPVRALGATDQHSQLQLYRAGPRDKMVTFVRPTERGDRSIPKTDLPGLEYLGGQSLGTLLDAEFEATEASLAESGQPSVRLEIDRVDEYGLGELLYCLEASCVLAGELYSVQTFNQPAVEWGKRAARGLLGGGEFDEADSVADKSNLVIE, via the coding sequence ATGCGAGTTGACCTCGGCAACGTCCTCGACACCGTTGCCTCTCCCGGCGTCTCACGCGACGCACTCGACCGATTGGACGAGCGCGTCGCCGACGCCCACGAGCGAATCGAAACGGGACGCGAAAACAACGAACACGGGTACGAAGCACTGAACCTGCCGGAGACGACCGATACCGACGAGATTCGGGCCGCGGTCGAACCGTTCGCGGATGCCGAAACTGTACTCACGGTCGGCATCGGCGGAAGTGCGCTCGGCGCGGCGACGCTGGCGCACGGACTGGAATCCGATGTGGATGCATACTTCTTCGACAACGTGGACCCCGAACACGTTTCGTCCCTTCTCGACACCATCCCGCTCTCGACTACTGCAGTCAACGTGGTCTCTCGCTCGGGAACGACGGCCGAGACGCTGGCGAACTTCCTCGCCGTGCGCGACGCGATGGAAGCGGACGGCGTGGACTGGACGGACCGAACCTTCGTCACGACCGGCGACGAGGGCAATCTCCGAAACCTCGCACACCGACACGACCTGCCCGCACTCGACGTTCCGGACGGTGTTCCGGGGCGGTTTTCGGTGCTTTCGACCGTCGGATTGGCCTGTGCCGCGATTCAGGGTCACGACATCGACGCGGTGCTTTCGGGGGCAGCGGCGGAGGCGAATCGGCTGTCGGGATCGCTGTTCGATTCACCCGCCTACGCCTACGGAACGGCGTGCTACGCGCTGGACGAACGCGGGGCGGGAATCAACGCGATGATGCCCTACGCCGAGTCGCTGGAGACGTTCGCCGAGTGGTTCGCTCAGTTGTGGGCCGAGAGTCTCGGGAAGGATGGACTGGGTCAGACGCCAGTCCGAGCGCTCGGTGCGACCGACCAGCACTCCCAACTCCAGCTGTACCGGGCAGGCCCCCGCGACAAGATGGTCACGTTCGTCCGTCCGACCGAGCGAGGGGACCGTTCGATCCCGAAAACCGACCTTCCCGGTCTGGAGTACCTCGGCGGGCAAAGCCTCGGAACACTGCTCGACGCGGAGTTCGAAGCGACCGAGGCGAGTCTTGCGGAATCGGGACAGCCGTCCGTCCGTCTCGAAATCGACCGCGTCGACGAATATGGACTCGGCGAACTCCTCTACTGTTTGGAAGCGTCCTGTGTCCTCGCGGGTGAACTCTACAGCGTCCAGACGTTCAACCAACCGGCAGTCGAGTGGGGCAAGCGTGCCGCCCGCGGCTTGCTTGGCGGCGGCGAGTTCGACGAAGCTGATTCGGTTGCTGACAAGTCGAATCTCGTGATCGAATAG
- a CDS encoding CPBP family intramembrane glutamic endopeptidase produces MEDGTAAGVGGDSPTRGSLGQMVRAVTIGGVLGFSGLLAISLWATAFLLVLGPNSLGPMERLALSTLSLGFGTGTVAALFMLGRGYGLSYLDFKLPNARDWGYVVVGTIGLLVLQIIVGVILTQLGIGTADHSIEQQVSTGNPEILLIMIPAAWLLIGPGEELLYRNIIQKSLYGPFSKYGAVVVASAIFALAHIPAYAAGSSTLVATGGTLIVIFLLSLLLGGAYLKTGNVTVSALIHGSFDAVLFGLMYVQYAG; encoded by the coding sequence ATGGAAGACGGTACAGCGGCAGGCGTCGGTGGCGATTCGCCGACTCGTGGTTCGCTCGGCCAGATGGTGCGTGCGGTCACAATCGGTGGCGTTCTCGGCTTCTCGGGCCTGCTCGCTATCTCGCTATGGGCGACTGCGTTCCTTCTCGTCCTCGGTCCCAACTCGCTTGGACCGATGGAACGACTCGCGCTTTCCACGCTTTCACTCGGTTTTGGGACCGGAACGGTCGCCGCCCTGTTCATGCTCGGCCGTGGATACGGATTGTCGTATCTCGATTTCAAGCTCCCCAATGCGCGTGATTGGGGCTATGTCGTCGTCGGCACGATCGGCCTCCTCGTGTTGCAGATCATCGTCGGCGTCATCCTCACCCAACTCGGAATCGGGACCGCGGACCACAGCATCGAACAACAAGTCAGTACGGGCAATCCCGAAATCCTTCTCATCATGATCCCTGCCGCATGGCTCCTCATCGGCCCGGGTGAGGAGTTGCTCTACCGGAACATCATTCAAAAATCCCTGTACGGTCCGTTCTCGAAATACGGTGCGGTCGTCGTCGCGAGCGCGATCTTCGCACTGGCACACATCCCCGCCTACGCGGCAGGGTCATCGACGCTCGTCGCGACCGGTGGAACGCTCATCGTCATCTTCCTGCTCTCACTCCTCCTCGGTGGTGCCTACCTCAAGACGGGCAACGTCACCGTCTCGGCACTCATACACGGCTCGTTCGACGCAGTCCTTTTCGGGCTGATGTACGTACAGTACGCCGGGTAA
- the pan2 gene encoding proteasome-activating nucleotidase Pan2, with amino-acid sequence MSRSPSVPDRPTLELDPEMSDEERLSALQEHFTDIVKVNEKLRERVEDAGERREDLADEVDRLQRENETLKTTSLYVATVEDVTDDGLIIKQHGNNQEVLTDVAVQLREDIEAGDRVAVNDSFTIERLLDMETDARAQAMEVDASPDVAYDDIGGIEEQIREVREAVEEPLINPEQFEAAGIEPPSGVLLHGPPGTGKTMLAKAVAKQTDATFIKMAGSELVQKFIGEGAKLVRDLFELASEREPAVIFIDEIDAVASKRTDSKTSGDAEVQRTMMQLLSEMDGFEDRGEIRIIAATNRFDMLDSAILRPGRFDRLIEVPNPDEEGRHRILEIHTSDMNLADDVDFDRLAEETEGFSGAEIESLTTESGMFAIRDGRTEVTMRDFEGALEKIEAGDDPVPNLRYAY; translated from the coding sequence ATGTCGCGCAGTCCATCTGTCCCTGATAGACCAACACTCGAACTCGATCCGGAGATGTCCGATGAGGAGCGCCTGTCGGCACTCCAGGAACACTTTACGGATATCGTCAAGGTCAACGAAAAACTGCGTGAACGTGTCGAAGACGCCGGAGAACGCCGCGAAGATCTTGCCGACGAGGTGGATCGTCTTCAGCGGGAGAACGAGACGCTGAAAACGACGTCGCTGTACGTTGCAACGGTTGAAGACGTGACTGATGACGGTCTCATCATCAAACAACACGGAAACAACCAAGAGGTGTTGACGGACGTCGCGGTGCAACTGCGCGAGGACATCGAGGCCGGTGATCGGGTCGCAGTCAACGACTCGTTTACCATCGAGCGACTACTGGATATGGAGACGGACGCGCGAGCACAGGCGATGGAAGTGGACGCATCGCCGGACGTAGCCTACGACGACATTGGTGGTATCGAAGAACAGATTCGAGAGGTCAGGGAAGCGGTCGAAGAACCCCTCATCAACCCCGAACAGTTCGAAGCCGCCGGTATCGAACCGCCATCCGGCGTCCTCCTCCACGGGCCACCGGGAACTGGGAAGACGATGCTGGCGAAGGCAGTCGCCAAGCAGACCGACGCCACGTTCATCAAGATGGCCGGATCGGAACTCGTTCAGAAGTTCATCGGCGAGGGTGCCAAACTCGTCCGCGACCTGTTCGAACTCGCATCCGAGCGCGAACCGGCAGTCATCTTCATCGACGAAATCGACGCGGTCGCATCGAAGCGTACCGACTCGAAAACGTCGGGCGACGCCGAGGTGCAGCGGACGATGATGCAACTGCTCTCGGAGATGGACGGGTTCGAGGACCGCGGCGAGATCCGCATCATCGCGGCGACCAACCGCTTCGACATGCTCGACAGTGCCATCCTCCGCCCCGGTCGCTTCGACCGCCTCATCGAAGTGCCGAACCCGGACGAGGAGGGTCGTCACCGTATCCTCGAAATCCACACCAGCGACATGAACCTCGCGGACGACGTGGATTTCGACCGACTTGCCGAGGAAACCGAAGGATTCAGCGGTGCCGAAATCGAAAGCTTGACGACTGAAAGCGGTATGTTTGCCATTCGCGACGGTCGTACCGAGGTGACGATGCGGGACTTCGAGGGCGCCCTGGAGAAAATCGAGGCCGGTGACGACCCGGTGCCGAATCTGCGATACGCGTACTAA
- a CDS encoding M28 family metallopeptidase → MVDEAQIALAGMWQDEYPWTFLTKLTELENRMGGHPGERRAAELVAEGFERAGARNAHTESFEMDCWSRGSARLAVTDPVERSFETIALPYSPAGDVQGELVDVGHGMPDEIDENDVAGKIAVASTTTPAGSRFIHRMEKFGYAAAAGADGFIFHNHVSGQLPPTGSLTFGDETAIPGVGVSKETGAWLTDYADRGASARLIVDAETTPGTSHNAVAELGPDTEDEVVVVAHLDSHDIAEGALDNGCGITVVVAAAHLLAKMDLDTRVRIAGVGCEEIGLLGSEVLVESLDPSNVNAVVNVDGAGRFRDMRAYLHGSETMRDVVETVSDETNQPIKQQEGVHPFSDHWPFLKEGIPALQLHSEQDHSAPGARGRGWGHTHADTRDKVDDRNLREHAMLAALLVREVASRDEIPRREAEDVAANLRENDYEEGMRAAGIWPDEWV, encoded by the coding sequence ATGGTTGACGAGGCACAGATAGCGCTCGCCGGAATGTGGCAGGACGAGTATCCATGGACGTTTTTGACGAAATTGACCGAACTCGAAAATCGGATGGGTGGCCATCCCGGTGAGCGACGGGCCGCCGAACTCGTCGCCGAGGGGTTCGAACGCGCTGGTGCGCGAAACGCCCACACCGAATCGTTCGAGATGGACTGTTGGTCACGTGGGTCCGCACGACTCGCGGTCACTGACCCGGTGGAACGCTCGTTCGAAACCATCGCGCTGCCGTACTCGCCCGCTGGCGACGTACAGGGCGAATTGGTCGATGTCGGCCACGGCATGCCCGACGAAATCGACGAGAACGACGTTGCCGGAAAAATCGCGGTTGCAAGCACGACGACACCCGCGGGGAGTCGGTTTATTCACCGAATGGAGAAGTTCGGCTACGCTGCCGCAGCAGGTGCCGACGGGTTCATTTTCCACAATCACGTTTCGGGACAACTTCCACCGACCGGGTCGCTCACCTTCGGGGACGAAACCGCGATTCCGGGTGTCGGGGTGAGCAAGGAAACCGGTGCATGGCTGACCGACTACGCCGACCGCGGCGCAAGTGCGAGGCTCATCGTCGATGCCGAAACGACACCGGGGACGAGCCACAACGCCGTTGCGGAACTCGGGCCGGATACCGAGGACGAGGTCGTGGTCGTCGCTCATCTCGACTCGCACGATATCGCCGAGGGTGCCCTCGACAACGGATGCGGTATTACCGTCGTCGTCGCGGCGGCCCATTTGCTTGCGAAGATGGACCTCGACACCCGGGTTCGAATCGCCGGAGTCGGCTGTGAAGAAATCGGACTGTTGGGAAGCGAGGTGCTCGTAGAATCGCTCGACCCCTCGAACGTAAACGCCGTCGTCAACGTCGATGGTGCGGGCCGATTCCGCGACATGCGGGCGTACCTTCATGGTTCCGAAACGATGCGTGACGTGGTCGAAACCGTCTCGGATGAGACGAATCAACCCATCAAGCAACAGGAGGGAGTCCATCCCTTCAGCGACCACTGGCCGTTCCTGAAAGAGGGAATTCCCGCGCTCCAACTGCACAGCGAGCAAGACCACAGCGCGCCGGGAGCACGCGGCCGGGGATGGGGACACACCCACGCCGACACACGGGACAAAGTGGACGACAGAAACCTGCGCGAACACGCCATGTTGGCGGCGTTGCTCGTGCGAGAGGTCGCCTCGCGCGACGAGATTCCGAGGCGGGAGGCGGAGGACGTGGCCGCGAACCTCCGCGAAAACGACTACGAAGAGGGGATGCGGGCGGCCGGCATCTGGCCCGACGAGTGGGTTTAA